In Flavobacterium sp. N1736, the following are encoded in one genomic region:
- a CDS encoding YfbK domain-containing protein, with translation MKSLKLISSAITMLICFATFAQEKTIKGIVSDINASPLPGVNIYIQKTKTSATTNYNGEYSIKAQKGDKIVFSYIGMNSETVVVKDSNVINVTLKENSNQLQEVLMMSSGTAKEYEVNSYRSEKRKMATKSVAQAVQGRVAGVAIQNNTLYLASPSVTKGRESISIAPKNEPMYIVDGVAIKADQMAKINPNDIQDVKVLKDTNSTSVYGTKGANGVVVIATKGDLYKNLSEKELDAKLNHINIQPTEPNDEDYDGFVENTFESPKTAPLSTFSIDVDNASYTNVRRFINNGQSVPKDAVRVEEMVNFFKYTYPQPQDQNPFSINTEISDSPWNAKNRVLKIGLQGKNIPTNDLPASNLVFLIDVSGSMSDPNKLPLLKQSLKILVNELRNKDKVAIVVYAGAAGLVLAPTSGDEKKTIIDALENLNAGGSTAGGAGIELAYKIASENFIKNGNNRVILATDGDFNVGSTSNSDMEKLIEEKRKTGVFLTCLGYGMGNYKDSKMETLADKGNGNYAYIDNIQEANRFLGKEFKGSMFAIAKDVKIQIEFNPKQVQAYRLIGYENRKLRPEDFKNDAIDAGELGSNHTVTALYEIIPAGVSSDYLNQQPDDLKYTKVQESANNYSGELATIKFRYKKPDGDKSIEMVKVIENKSVSLDKSTEDFKFSTAVAWFGLKLRDSKLISNKSSEDILKLAKQGLSNDTEGYKAELIRLIESAKQVY, from the coding sequence ATGAAAAGTTTAAAACTTATTTCATCAGCCATTACTATGCTTATATGTTTCGCAACATTTGCACAGGAAAAAACAATTAAGGGAATTGTTTCAGATATAAATGCTTCTCCTCTTCCGGGGGTTAATATTTACATTCAAAAAACAAAAACATCAGCTACTACCAATTATAATGGAGAATATTCTATTAAAGCTCAAAAGGGAGATAAAATCGTATTTAGCTATATTGGAATGAATTCTGAAACTGTAGTTGTAAAAGATTCAAATGTAATTAATGTTACGTTGAAAGAAAATTCTAATCAGCTGCAAGAAGTGCTTATGATGAGTTCCGGAACAGCTAAAGAATATGAAGTTAATAGCTACAGATCTGAGAAAAGAAAAATGGCAACTAAATCTGTTGCACAAGCTGTTCAGGGACGAGTTGCAGGAGTTGCTATTCAAAATAACACACTATACTTGGCGAGTCCAAGTGTTACGAAAGGGAGAGAATCTATATCTATTGCACCTAAAAATGAACCAATGTACATTGTTGACGGAGTTGCGATAAAAGCAGATCAAATGGCAAAAATAAATCCGAATGATATTCAGGATGTAAAAGTTTTAAAAGACACAAACTCAACTTCTGTTTACGGCACCAAAGGAGCAAACGGGGTTGTTGTAATTGCTACTAAGGGTGATCTGTATAAAAATCTTTCTGAAAAAGAACTTGATGCAAAACTAAATCATATAAATATTCAGCCCACTGAACCAAACGACGAAGATTATGATGGTTTTGTAGAGAATACTTTTGAAAGTCCAAAAACGGCTCCGCTTTCTACTTTTTCTATAGATGTTGACAACGCATCTTATACAAATGTGAGACGTTTTATAAATAACGGTCAATCTGTTCCTAAAGATGCTGTTCGTGTTGAAGAAATGGTAAATTTCTTTAAATACACATATCCTCAGCCACAAGATCAAAATCCATTTTCTATTAATACAGAAATTAGCGATTCTCCGTGGAATGCCAAAAACAGGGTTTTAAAAATTGGCTTACAGGGAAAAAATATTCCAACGAATGATTTACCGGCTTCAAATCTTGTTTTCTTAATTGATGTTTCGGGTTCTATGAGCGATCCTAATAAACTGCCATTATTGAAACAATCATTGAAAATATTAGTAAATGAATTGCGTAATAAAGATAAAGTTGCCATTGTGGTTTATGCGGGTGCCGCCGGATTGGTTTTGGCCCCAACATCAGGAGATGAGAAAAAAACAATTATTGATGCGCTTGAAAATTTAAATGCAGGCGGAAGTACTGCCGGAGGAGCCGGAATTGAACTTGCTTATAAAATTGCTTCTGAAAACTTTATTAAAAACGGAAACAACAGAGTTATTCTGGCAACTGATGGTGATTTTAATGTAGGCAGTACTTCTAACTCTGACATGGAAAAACTGATTGAAGAAAAAAGAAAAACAGGCGTTTTCCTTACTTGTTTAGGCTACGGAATGGGAAATTACAAAGACAGCAAAATGGAAACGCTGGCTGATAAAGGAAACGGAAATTATGCTTATATCGACAATATTCAGGAAGCAAATCGTTTTTTAGGAAAAGAGTTTAAAGGTTCGATGTTTGCGATTGCAAAAGATGTAAAAATTCAGATTGAATTTAACCCTAAACAAGTTCAGGCATATCGCTTAATTGGTTATGAAAACAGAAAATTACGTCCGGAAGATTTTAAAAATGATGCAATCGATGCGGGAGAATTAGGAAGTAATCATACCGTTACGGCTTTGTATGAAATTATTCCGGCCGGAGTTAGCAGCGATTATTTAAACCAACAACCTGATGATTTAAAATACACAAAAGTTCAGGAAAGTGCTAACAATTATAGCGGTGAATTGGCTACAATAAAATTCCGTTACAAAAAACCTGATGGCGATAAAAGTATCGAAATGGTAAAAGTGATTGAGAACAAATCGGTTTCTTTAGATAAATCTACCGAAGATTTCAAATTTAGCACTGCTGTTGCCTGGTTTGGATTAAAATTGAGAGATTCAAAATTGATTTCGAATAAATCATCTGAAGATATTTTAAAATTAGCCAAACAAGGTTTATCAAATGATACCGAAGGCTATAAAGCGGAATTAATTCGACTTATCGAAAGTGCAAAACAGGTTTATTAG
- a CDS encoding SIMPL domain-containing protein (The SIMPL domain is named for its presence in mouse protein SIMPL (signalling molecule that associates with mouse pelle-like kinase). Bacterial member BP26, from Brucella, was shown to assemble into a channel-like structure, while YggE from E. coli has been associated with resistance to oxidative stress.), translating to MKNLLFTLLIFITINAFSQNKTINDKPFIEVSGQADTLVLPNKIWINVLLTEKDTKGKKSVEDLEKEMLLKLHEIGINTEKNVSVNDMSSNYKFYLLKQNDIFKSKSYSVLVADAQTASKVFLGLEKIGISNVQIEKVENDQQKNIRLLINEKAILRAKQIAESFSKPLNQKIGNAIQINNFEDISNQLAGNIAGIAIRAKRSSYAESVTDEPNIEFEKIKIVTSVQVRFLLE from the coding sequence ATGAAAAATTTACTTTTTACACTACTGATATTCATTACCATAAATGCTTTTTCGCAGAACAAAACTATAAATGACAAGCCTTTTATTGAAGTTTCAGGTCAGGCTGATACTTTGGTTTTGCCAAATAAAATCTGGATCAATGTGTTATTAACCGAAAAAGATACTAAAGGAAAAAAATCCGTAGAAGATCTGGAAAAAGAAATGCTTTTGAAATTACACGAAATTGGCATTAACACAGAAAAAAATGTTAGTGTAAACGATATGTCCAGCAATTATAAATTCTATCTTTTAAAACAAAATGACATTTTTAAAAGTAAATCATATTCTGTTTTGGTTGCCGACGCTCAAACTGCATCAAAAGTTTTTCTGGGATTAGAAAAAATTGGTATTTCAAATGTTCAAATTGAAAAAGTAGAAAATGATCAGCAAAAAAACATTCGCCTTTTAATAAACGAAAAAGCAATTCTTCGCGCCAAACAAATTGCCGAAAGTTTTAGCAAACCTTTGAATCAAAAAATTGGAAATGCCATACAAATAAATAACTTTGAGGATATTTCGAATCAACTTGCGGGAAATATTGCCGGGATCGCCATTAGAGCAAAAAGAAGCTCTTATGCAGAATCAGTTACGGATGAACCTAATATTGAATTTGAAAAAATAAAGATCGTAACTTCTGTACAAGTTCGATTTCTCTTAGAATAA